The DNA segment GTGATGATCATAAGAACCAGTTACGAACAATCCTGTGTCAATTGGATACCAAATGGCTGAGGATATGGCATATTTATGTCCATTCTCATGCTGCTTGTTAATGACAAATACTGACTTGTGCTTGGCAATCAGGCCACCCCCTTCATAGTTTGTTGGACGTTGGACATCATAAACAGCAACAGTTGCATCTGCTGCACCAGCCAGTAAATATCTACCCTCCGTCAAATCAACCTGATCTTGAATTGCAACAAGGCCACATTTTTTAAGGAAAAAGCAAAGTACTACACAAAATCACAAAGATATTTCTGCTCAAGGAGGCAAAATCCATGCCTCATAAGGTTAATTACATTAATTCAAGCAACAAAGTGAGAACCTAATGTAACTTATGAATCACCATCTAAATGTCCCACCCTGATAATACTCAACTGAAACAACGTGAGACTTTTGGGGCAAAGGGCATAGGCTCTTTGTTTATATTAGATTCAGTCGAGTTAAAATAAGATTGGCCAGACCAATCATAGCGATCTCATAGCCATAAAATTTTAAAGCCCCTCAAAGTTGCAGGAAAACCCAATTGTAAGGCAGAAAAAGTTCAGCATATATCTCAGTTTAGCGGGTGTAAATCATAAAGCAACAATGCCCCGAAAATACAAAAAGCAATAGCAGCAACGACTTCTAACAACCGTATCATCAGATGAAACAACAAAACCTTAAAAATGACAACTTAACCACCAAAAGTTGTTCAGACAAGTATCAAATCGaagaagaaggaaaaaaaaacccCGAGCGAGGTGTGAGAAAGGACCTGAAGAGAATCGACGGAGCCACGATGAGAGGAGACGATTTCCTTGTAATTGGAGAGTTGAATGGATGAAAGTCGAGCGGTGGCAATACGATTAACGAATGAATTAGGGCGAAGGTTACCGAATTCTCTGTCTCTAGTCTCCTTCCACATCTTCCTCGCATCTTCGATCTGCTTCTCCCCACCACTGAATGAATTCCGCTAACAGCTGAATTGAATTAGCCAAGAAAACTGGATCGACAAATATACAGCTCACGATTTTTCGATACcaataattttttgtttaatttaccAACACTTCACCATCTCCATGAAGCTCAGAAATTACTGGTACGAGCTAGAAAGCCAGCctgtattttatatttaataatataataaaaaaaatactttcttattaataataataataataataataataataataaataaataaataaatacgtGGCTGGCTTTTGTCTTTCCAATTCCAGGAACGTTCTGTGCTGTCAACTCCAAGAGCATATCAACGATCTAGATTGATCTGCACATTATATGAGAGTCGTTGATGCGGGCAGACAGTCCGTCTGTCAGCATAGAATTTTTCTCAATTGTTGTTgttcatattaaattttattttattttttttatgtcatcACGTGATCTAATAGTTATATTGTTGGGAAATGGTTGGAATTACTCGGTATTGGAGTTCGGACGATAAATTTATTGAATGattaatacatatataataaaataatgatttgtgaaaatgtaatatatgattttaaataGTATCGTgtttaatatgatttttttgaagGTATGTttaatatgaattttgatcgtgAGATGAATTAAGAATTTTTTTACTTTCGGACAAAATTATCCTTTGACTATGTTAAAATTActttttgtttgaaatttttgtttaTGAAATTACTACCCTAGTTTATTTCATCTCCAACTACTCACTTTTTTACGAAAATAAATATGAGCAGCTCTCAACAAACCTCCGTCGACATCTCAAAAACTCAGTAGATTTATGTTTTCTCAATTTCTTCCCCCAGATGAGATGTGGCTCTACTTCAAGATTCTGATTTTGATTTATCGAGCGACGTTGATTTTTTCGTTCAGCTTTATGATGTTTTAGCATGTCAAAACCTAAATATATGTAGTTGCTTTCTTCCATCGTGTAGATGAAGGAGAAAGATGTTGGAGTTTTTTTGGGGAAGGGAAGGGTAGACTTGAAAATAAAAGGTGTGATTAAATAAGTGATAGTTAGgggaagattaattttgaattgatCCTTTGCATAATGGATTGagtgaaattattattattaaacatCCAAACAAGTCAAACCAACCACAATTCTAAGCAATGCCTTGTAACATAGTGTTGTGTTGGTGTTGGGATTCGGTGAAAGATAAATTAATTAACTTTAATAGGTCTTTATCGTTGGCCTCAAATTCAATTCTCTTACTCAGCTAAATGTCTCATTCGTTCTGTCAAAAGgtgaaaaatatttcttaaaaaCTCATTCAAATATTACCTACGTAATCATTACAATATCACACTTCCTCAAGTTCAATACTTCAATTATCATAATATGATATTAATGAAACAATTGATACATTCACTTTCTTGATTTCTTCTAAAGTAAAAGATATAACACAGATTCTGTGAACTACGttacattatattataaataacaaatatatacAGATAATAACCTATATATGGATTACAAATATCCAAAGCTTATTTGATTGCTATGTACACATATATTTGAAAGCATAATAAAAAATCAGACAAATTTAATACAAACAGATCGACACATCGGACAAGAGATGTTCTTCAACAACCAAGCAAATATACACTGCGCGTGGAACACATGCGAGCAAGGCGTCTCCACTATCTCCACACCATCGCCAAACCTCTGCAGACAAACAGGGCAATCCTCCATTGTTAACTCTTCCATTCTGCACACTTTCATCTCCACTCTCCGCTTCACCTCGTACAATCCCTTCGGCTCATCATCTCTCATGGCTCTCAGACATCTCCTCTGGCAGATTTTCATATGGCATTTGATCGATCTCAGTATGTCCAGAACCTCGTTTTCATACGCCACCTTCCAGATTTCATCGGATGATTCTCCGATTCCTTCGTCGCCGTATTCTGAGGAAATGCAGTCTTCGAGACTGTTCGGGTGGCATTCGTGGGATATGAATTGCTTCTCTATTTCTTTTTCGTAGATCTCTTGCCAGTAATCGTCGTCGTCGGAACCGACTTGGGTGAAGTCCAATGTCTTCGTTCTGTAAACCTCGACCACGATCACGGGTTTGGGCCCTTCCCCACGAGAAGTCGTTCGTTTGAATCGAAAACCCGTGAGTATCAAATCGGCTATGTTCTCGGCAAGCGATTCGATTTCCTCCGGAGGGAAAATCTCGGGTATGAGATTAGCAGGCGGGTTAATGTTCTGATGTAGCAATGGCAGGATAAGTAAACGACATCGAACGGAATTAAGATCGGGACCATTGAGAAACCATTGCTGATCACACCATTCTGTCCTTGCTTGATCATATGCTCGTAAattctgaggaagaagaagcCCTGGGAATTTGAATAGGTTTTCTTGGGAAGAACTTCGTTCCACTTGAATACACGGAGTTTCAGGCCATTGATTTCTTCGGATATAAGCACCATGCCTGAATTCAGCTACGATCGACTGTGATCTTGCCGCAATTTGCCCGGAACCGGCGAAGAAGAGCTGAAGAACTGGGGAGATCATGTCctactatacatatatatgttatgAAATTGTTTCGTGGAGAAAAAGATGGCGGCGGTGACGGCTTCGCTAGGGTTTGCTGTGTGTTTCTTGCCAGCGGGTCGGGCTTGGCCCGTATTCTTTCTGGGTCGGACTTAGGTCCGATTGGCTTAACATATTTTCATGTATCTTTCCTTTGGACAAATGATCGATTAAAAACCGATCTAGACTATGCCTTGTACTTTTTCTCTCGATGTGACTGAGTTTTCAATTCATTAAGATTGGAAATCCCCGATGTGTCACCAAAACTTGCTGTTGTAGTTGTACTTGgaggaaaatgactaaaattaaaaataaatacaaattaattgattAGGACCAAGAATTGATCTACATTATGATAAAAATGTAAAACATGAAAATTATAATATCAGAATTATAATTTCTATTGAATATAGTTGAACATGGAGATATCGAAATGAAGACATCTACAAGTAGTTTTGTTATTTAGACTATTATGTCACATACGGGAACTTTACGCTAGTCAATAAGCAATTTTGTTAAGAACGATGCTTGAAAAGATCAAGAACGAACTGTAATGATCTACATTTGTCGATTCACACTCAGAAAAATCTAGAAGGTTCTGAAATATTCAAGAACATAATGGAAAAGTAGAGACTAATCTAGAATGTTCAAGAAGTATTTTGAATATCCTAGAATCGTGTTGAAGGATCCAAAATATTCTAGATATAACTAGTTAATGTTTGAATAATCTTGAGTATTGTAATTTGTAGCGACttaaaatattctaaaattatGTAGTTGTACTTAGAAGACAATAGAGTAAAACACTATATAATATTCTCACTTTTTAAGTAAATGTAAATAATCTATGACATAGTACAATATGAGTAATATAAATATGATTGTAtacttcatttgtaaaatacaACTCAAGTTATAGTCTCTAAAGCTTCCTAAATTCTCTTATGTTCTTGTTTGGTTAAGGTTTATAGAAGCATATTTCCGAGAAGATTGTCCAAGTGATGTGTTGCTCGAATCTAAAGAAACAACACTTGATAAATACGCAGTGATCATAAACACATTCGACTACTAAGTATTGAAATCTGGAAAGATttataaatctatttatttcgggacagaatattcacttttttattaaaaaaaaaagcacaTCTAAATATTGTGGTCGGGCCATAAACAATCACTGGACCGAGCTCGGTCTAGccgattttttattcaaaaaaaataaaaaaaacggtCAAATTCAAACATTCAGGAGACTGCTTCAGATTCAGAGTTGTTTACCCATGAATTGCGGACATCATTTCACCTtccatgtatatatatgtgtttgAAGTTGTGAAGTTATTGTATTGAAAAAAATCTAAGTTCATCGACGTCTTTGTGTCTCAAAAAAAAAGTTGTGAAGTTCAATTGTTGGAAAAAAATCGAGTTCTTCAACGTCTTTTTCGtgtaaaaaagaaaaatgaaaaatgaaattgTATTtcgtataataaaaaaaatttatgatctCTCGAACACCccaaatttatttatgtatgCTGGCGAATTCATATCTCGTTCTTATTTTAGAAAGGTAAATTAATGGGTATTCGTTTTTTATGTGGTGTAcatattttttgattttattatgataaatatattatacatgattttttttttaataattgtaTGTTCTGATAATGATTTTTAATATTGTCAGATTACCTAGTCATCTGGTTTATCTAAATTTTTCACACGGTTGAAAGGTaactattataattattttgtttataGATTGTATTATTGGTTGACTAAGgtaaagtaaaaattaaattaattatatttagtaaaagttttaattttttgtgattAGAGTAACCGTAAGctcaatataattattttagatattgatataattattttaggaATTGGGCAACTAATTAATTTTCTGAATATATATAAGAACAATTAAGTTAATGGTATTACGATATGTTTATGGTGATActttttgaaaagtattttttgttttaatgttaaaattatttaaaaaaaaatttaccgtATTCCTAAGAGTAACTCACCCTCTGCTTTCGAAGTTCGAAGTACAACGCTACTTCCGGAccagttcggtgcttccgaactactATTCGGAGCATTCGAACTATCCAATAACTTGAAGTCCTTTAAACCATTTTCAATCATTCTGAATCCAATAAAAAAACTCTTTAATTTAAATCCAATTGGGAATCCCTTAATCATTTTTTGGCTAATTGAACATGTTTAGGCagttgattaacttaattagtAATCGGGCCACTACATGAATAGACCAGGGATAACCCACATAATGATTTACCAAATCAGTGCGATTAGGTTGTCTCATTGAAcctagttcttgggatctccaGTCAGCGTAGATTGAGTATTTTTTCGCACTAATTTATTATATAGGCTTCAGTTCCGTTTAGGAATGGCAATGAGTCGGGTATGGGTAGGATATCGTGCCTCCATCCCCATACTCATTTATTAAATCCATCcccatacccatacccataCCCATCGGATATTTAATTTCATCTCTATCCCCATATCCGTCGGATGATCGGATATCCATACCCTACCCATATACCCATTTATTGTATATActccataaaaataatttttttaaaattttaattatttgataaaacTATACTTATTCACtagatttttatatcaaaatttttaagataataaaaaaataaaacatcgaaaaaaatttacaaccaaagccttatataaaaaataaaacttctaaaaaatcattagttttatattaataattttcattatttcatccaactaacataattcaacaaaaacaattaaattagcatttatttaatataaattaatatgtgtatgtatatatatatatatatatatatatatatatatatataatcgggTATCGGGTCGGGTATGGGTAGGATACCACTACATCCTCCTCCATCCCCATTTACGAGATCCCCATACCCATTTACCCATTTATTTAATCGGGTCCAAAAAATGCCTTCATACCCTCCTCCGTTCAAATTGGATATCGGGTTCCCCATCGGGTTCGGAGGAAATTGCCATCCCTAGTTCCGTTCCTTTTGATGATTTCGCAACTAAATCTCTGTTTAACTCTTTGGTGGTGTggagacctcgggttgctaatctcatcttaggacacttaatgattaataaaacaattaatcaaacaattaaatgaatattaaaaaccaagagctaatttttttttaaaaaaaacagcacctcgctcgatcggacgaactcacccgatcgagagAGCTTGAAAATCAAACTCTCGGGTCTGCATCAATTTTGGgatcgctcgatcgggtgagttcgattctctgttttgaaatttaagggtctcgctcgatcggtggagttcacccgatcgagcgggctcctctGCTTCAGAAATCTGCAGAAttatttttgctgtcaaacttgaTCCTTAATTCCAAATCAgttcaatatcaactcaaatcttggtttatcaattctagatcatgcatatatatatgtaagaaGTTTAAAGtatcaaatcatgcatttatTATATCAAACGAATAACATAAAAAGTAAGAAACTATAAGCTACAccaagtctcaaaagtgagcttctaaaacaTAAGTTTCATGTCAAGTTCAATATTCTTtagcttaaacccgagtccacacttgctaagtctCACTCCCGAGCTGTCAATGTCCTATCAGACTAggtcctgccccatctgttgcaatgcacacatacaaaacaaagcaacagccggataaactccggtgaaaaatcattctcagtataagcgacatataaatgcgttaaataaatcatatcgactctagtCATAcacgactcaacaatagagtaataacacatatatcgatcaagaattgattcatatatcatcgttgccatcaaaattcgtatccgatcttgacatggatatccatctatcgtagtcgtctcagactagaaaataagatcgcctcagatcttggcatagaatcaattcaatatcatatcatatcgtaatcatatcgactcaaactcaaagatacACTAcatgagatggatcgacaacatcaaaatcaaatcgaaaagataacaagtatgtgattttggcgggacaactcaagaagggtcattctcgagtttcaaatccctgactcgcgaagtcgtcttataccttcatATTTCTCGGTTCTGAATACTTCAAttctgaaatataacaatcaaaacattcatatcaaacttcattcaatcttatcatttcagaatcggatcaaaatcatcattcatcttcaatcaaattcacttcaaacctcaacttcttcttcgtCGGTTCGAATTCAACGTTCTTGAtttgttagccttcaaaacAAATATGAAATGGAAGAATAAAAGTGCTACAACATCAATATCATTTCAAATAAcgtctcagctcaatcatcggctatcaaaacggtctcaaAACATTAATCgatggcgtagcgattgaaaatcggtaaccgacgcaatatcgaaaccatttccaACTTGAATACAAGTCCAACGCATATTCAAATCAGCAAAACATCATTatcctcatatcagcagctataatcatcgAACTACAAGCTGGAAATCATAATAAACTCATACGTTGTTCATTTCTTGATTCGGTTTCGATATCAGAATGTATAAAACATCAAAAACATGCGCAtaacaacaatttttgatctCGATCATCTTTAAATCTTCAAGACATGCCGAAGTAaataaatacttacatcaaatcgaattcCTCTTCGCAATGAGTCCAGAActattttcggaatcgaaatcggacgatcggatcaaaagttacggggtttgaaaaatcgaaaaatcaaaagaaacaaAGGTCTCGGCTCTTTCTCTGTTCAGAATTTCTGAATGCATATAACATATACACGTATCATGCTGATAATTCTAAttaaaaatcggatatgtattgcatatttgcaatttatcccctgaaacttcaaaaattgcaatttagtcctcgacccttttttaattcaatttcaatcctaaataatttatgaatattagaatttaaatcgaaactctaaatattcccaaattaaatatacttggattaaaattaaataaatttggattaaataaataatcccggccttttgcactttagcccttgcaactttgatattttcaaatcaacccgTGATCGGGTTTCACTTccgaattaaatcatattaattcccaaaacttggaatttaatcctaaattccataaatattcaaatcgaatatttattcttttaatttaagaattcccggaatttaattcgcaaaatccgtaaattcccaaattaaatattttcggcgcggaaattaaatctctaatttccataacttctcaaatcaatatttgcccaaAATACGGAAttgaattctcaaattccataattaagaaattaatattttcgggccttacatttcttcccctctaagaaatgatttcgtcctcgaaatcgtattcaatcgaactatcaattctgataaactgaatgattatctgaagtaattctcacttcaatcatatatttctgatcttcgtatctcatctcttcatctcttaTCAGATTATATTTTCTAATCTACGTCTATTCTATTGTATTCTGTATCTATTCATTCGTACTTTAATTAACTGAAAAGACATCTTTTTGAGCTGTTTCTCTCCTGAATCAATGATCTATCGAATattcgacttaactcagaatctctgCAATATCGATTTCATCTGATTAAAGCACATAGAAAGAATCTATTGATACTTCCTTTACTTAGATACGTGGAACAAATCTGATCAATCATATCACGTTGGAAAGAATAATTATGTCAATAAAATCATCACTTCTGTCTAACATCTTATTCAGTGAAATTCAGTTTCAgtgacgacttgtttctttctctttATCATTCTATGCTCTGCATAGaagatatatcaagtctacactgtcatTCTGTTTATCGCATCAAGATCAATATCAACATTCATATTATGAATCTGTAATTCATATActgctttttctctattttgaattgaatgatgtttcacgAATAACTTTTTTGCTGACCAATCAGTTCCAACTtttaaaagttatatctatcattcacatTCTCGGTGTTTctcaaatcacatctgatcCGATGTcggatacttctgaaatatcatttcaacacaaagaaatctggTTTCCTTCTTATCGTATCATCAAAGCACTATCTCAATATCGACTCGATAGCTATCATATAAACAAGTGGCAATACATCAAGTCActtaataccgaatcaggtattacaATTCTGAGAGCATATTCTcaaaatctggaaaatcaactcagataattcATTGATCagagaatggtataatgcaatcacataaaaccaaacactcagaatatcaatcaatcgatgccacaatctATCAAAGAAATCTACagtctctatcttgacaatagatttcaataattcctgtaatctcatCATATCATCAACTTCTTAACAACTATCTATTCATATCTGtatcacatctcatacagcgTATTCTGAAACATCTGATTAGTCTGTTCAGACTATCCATTAATCAGATAATAATATGCTGTATTCACAGAGTCCAAAGTACTCAGAGCTTTTGATAATCTATATCATGTCCGATATAGTTTCTTCTTGAAATTCGATTCATTTGCCCTGACTATCCTTCAAGGATAATATGTTGTACTTTCCAATCAAAGAGTACTCAGAGTTTCAGATACTCTGAATCATAATTCAATAGTAACCTACTGTCTCAATATGAAACAATAATAATTGGCTTACTATGTAATCTTACAACAATTCTTATCACAAATCAGTGATCTGGTCATGATTATAGATCATCTTATtcagtaatttcaatcaatctgatcataAGTCATATCATATTACTCAGTAAttcaaatcaattcaatcatcacTATCACAGTTTACATCATGCATActgcttcatcttggtagtttagTAAAGTAATCTATCAAATCATGACTTCATTCCAACTCTGGAGTCTCTAAACTGTCATTGAACCCATCTGGTCAATGCTCTTCAATTTAAATTGAAACTCTCTCTATACGTTTAACTTCTAAAACGTACAAATTCGGTTACATCTGTTTGCTTTACCaaatgataaaacaattattggatgactatttgtagtaacccagataccattttaagataataatatgttaaacatgattaagggttggtatttaaccaatttcggagtgttattggactttagaagtaaaatttgggctttttcattttgggccggatagtaagttccgatcctggcgtggtagacatgcacgcaatgagctggatcggaagctccgatcccgaaatcggaagttccgatcctggccgagaaatttggctataaatagggccgttcagagttcattttcaattacgaattcccgagtttccttcttcagttatatagtgtgagatatacacttgagggccctatcggttataatagaggttctggaataaccaaggtgtggttatagtcatccgggactagcgactccaaagggctaactacggacgaaggtatgatccgggaatctatttaagttttgggagtacttattagcttagttaagacttatagaatttatgtagtgatacgatgaatttttgaatataggcttggaacctaggatcctattatacttgaactagcctagaggtacgtacacattgactgagattgccagcgagtatacatgtttatatgttgcatttatttggcattattatatggcatgatgtatgatgtaccgttttctatactcatatgtcatgtgcatatacacgttgagcccaTTCTTTGTTATacttgattatagagccgctcagcactatactcgatagtctgtcactgagggtaccgcgacggcgggggcatttatgtctgtctactctggtgtactagacgagtgtggttgcacccagaggttgatccgtgcggtggcagcactcatatggcgccggttctgagcatgatttttcagatgatcttttaccagtcatcatgtagcatgcattatatacatatgtttactcatgtctatgtactgggcgtagcgctcacgtcctagttgttatcttggacaccctattccatggggcaggtcacaggatggacggagctggtagttcaaggcaggactagggagcaggagccttgaggattttattatacagcaggattcgatatagctgtataatgtttactgtttaagatttcaatttggttgtatcactacagatttaagtctggattattttactaagctgatatgtaaattatggatatgtttccgcacgtttttactctgttaagaattttgctttattaagttattgcatgctattagttgccagttagtaggtgattccatgcagggtcactacatttttggtatcagagcatgcatagattttgggattagtacttgggatttagtttagtcttgagtaattttttgcgcatttgggattttaatgtgcaattcttttcaggatatggctgacgagagtcacggtagtgttggacagggaggtggtcatcatcatcgtcgccatcatcatcaggatgatcaacatcgtcctcatgagggtcgacgtcgctatactattaataagtttatgcaggtaggaccgaaacccttagtgggaggcgagaatcctgaacaagctagaagctggatgtctaaacttgagagcacgttccgagctttcgagtgtactgaggagcagaaactggaagttctagaattcgttctagaggatagagcacgtttttggtgggatgccaaggttgctcaggcacgtactgagagagaacaggtgacttggggggatttctgtcgggagtttcagaaattgtattttcctccggctgttcgccaagcatgatctatggagttgcttactttgaggcaaggatcaatgactattgatcaatatcagcaacgatttcttgatctgctacctttcagtcctcatatcaatgaaagtgatgcatcgaagtatgatctctttctgcaaggcttgaaccaagatatctactcacaagttgtcgtttGTGATGATccggtgtcttatgagactttggtgaaccgttgtcgtcttgtggagaccagcaacaggcgtggacagttgatgatgccagcacatcctagtggatttgttgagcctcgagctcaatctgttgtgtcatctgtacctacgtcttcttctactcctactacttcgtctggttctcgtggttcacgaggtactttccgctttgggaaaaagaagaagaaggaggagttttgtagccactgtggtgggaagcatcctgcagtttcatgtcggagagctactggtgcttgttatatttgtggtcagcagggacatctgcggagagattgtcctcagcgcatgggttctgctagtggatccggatcccaggttggatctcaggcttctacttttccacgtcagcagccagcaccacagagttcttttggttatcgtccccagactcaagggcaggtgtttgctctgtctcaggagcaggctactgagggaagcgatcgcatgttggcaggtaacttcttgttatgtggtattcctgcacttgtattaattgatacgggagcatcgcattcctttatttctagtcgcttcgttaagagacatagattaccttatgtatcattagatatggatttagttgtatctactccgttggagcaggaggtagtaactaagcgtctagtgatgggttgccttctggaatttgagggtaatgtgttatcggctaatttgaagatattagcgatgacggattttgactgtatcttgggaatagatatgctgactttgtatcacgctactgtggattgttatcagcgtctggtacagtttcatcccgttgag comes from the Henckelia pumila isolate YLH828 chromosome 1, ASM3356847v2, whole genome shotgun sequence genome and includes:
- the LOC140875803 gene encoding uncharacterized protein, whose product is MISPVLQLFFAGSGQIAARSQSIVAEFRHGAYIRRNQWPETPCIQVERSSSQENLFKFPGLLLPQNLRAYDQARTEWCDQQWFLNGPDLNSVRCRLLILPLLHQNINPPANLIPEIFPPEEIESLAENIADLILTGFRFKRTTSRGEGPKPVIVVEVYRTKTLDFTQVGSDDDDYWQEIYEKEIEKQFISHECHPNSLEDCISSEYGDEGIGESSDEIWKVAYENEVLDILRSIKCHMKICQRRCLRAMRDDEPKGLYEVKRRVEMKVCRMEELTMEDCPVCLQRFGDGVEIVETPCSHVFHAQCIFAWLLKNISCPMCRSVCIKFV